In one Pseudomonas purpurea genomic region, the following are encoded:
- a CDS encoding DUF6482 family protein codes for MNLQELNAYAIAGKVDELNLISLEGGIYLIEARIHGAAYPLNDAHGQALHLRSVEHAREVLHSFPRLPFNLIHTSVHDEMCGLGASAGENLKVPIAFRTV; via the coding sequence ATGAACCTGCAAGAGCTGAACGCCTATGCCATCGCCGGAAAGGTCGATGAGCTGAATCTGATCTCGCTGGAAGGCGGTATCTACCTGATTGAAGCGCGAATCCACGGTGCGGCCTACCCGCTCAATGATGCCCACGGACAGGCGCTGCATCTGCGTTCGGTGGAGCACGCGCGGGAGGTGTTGCACAGCTTTCCGCGGCTGCCGTTCAACCTGATCCACACCTCGGTTCACGATGAGATGTGTGGTCTGGGCGCCAGTGCAGGAGAAAACCTGAAGGTACCCATCGCCTTTCGCACGGTGTAA
- a CDS encoding GreA/GreB family elongation factor, translating to MSRAFVNEDNAAAQADQPVERQVSAQPNYVTPEGLALLQAKVAELQTLHSEQSALGDQADPQRQADLERDLRYFNQRLQSAQVVTPATSTQKVQIGSWVTYADERGTERRVQLVGEDQAVAAKGLINWSSPLGRALLGAQLNDEVLWQRPAGDQLIEIIRIEPA from the coding sequence ATGAGCCGCGCTTTCGTCAATGAAGATAACGCCGCTGCACAAGCCGACCAGCCGGTAGAACGTCAGGTCAGCGCACAGCCCAATTACGTCACCCCCGAAGGCCTGGCCCTGCTTCAGGCCAAGGTCGCAGAACTGCAAACCCTGCACAGCGAACAATCGGCCCTCGGTGACCAGGCTGATCCGCAGCGCCAGGCCGATCTGGAGCGTGACTTGCGTTACTTCAATCAACGCCTGCAAAGCGCCCAAGTGGTGACCCCGGCAACCTCGACCCAAAAGGTCCAGATCGGCAGCTGGGTGACTTACGCCGATGAACGCGGCACCGAACGGCGCGTGCAACTGGTGGGTGAAGACCAGGCCGTTGCCGCCAAAGGCCTGATCAACTGGAGTTCACCGCTCGGGCGGGCGCTGCTCGGCGCACAACTGAACGACGAAGTGCTCTGGCAGCGACCGGCCGGCGATCAGTTAATCGAAATCATCCGCATCGAACCGGCTTAA
- a CDS encoding AAA family ATPase, with the protein MPDPVAASLRLAPEALTRPFSAEQFSFSTTNELEPFRGVLGQERAVEALQFGVAMPRPGYNVFVMGEPGTGRFSFVKRYLKAEGKRLQTPADWVYVNNFDEPREPRALELPSGTAGAFITDINGLIDNLLATFPAVFEHPSYQQKKSAIDRAFNQRYDRALDVIERLALEKEVALYRDSSNIAFTPMSEGKALDEAEFAQLPEADRERFHTDISGLEERLNEELASLPQWKRESSNQMRQLNEETITLALQPLLSPLSEKYAENAAVCGYLQAMQVYLLKTVVEQLVDDSKTDAVARKLLEEQYCPSLVVGHPASGGAPVVFEPHPTYDNLFGRIEYSTDQGALYTTYRQLRPGALHRANGGFLILEAEKMLSEPFVWDALKRALQSRKLKMESPLGELGRLATVTLTPQHIPLQVKVIIIGARQLYYTLQDLDPDFQEMFRVLVDFDEDIPMVDESLEQFAQLLKTRTSEEGMAPLTADAVARLATYSARLAEHQGRLSARIGDLFQLVSEADFIRDLAGDDKTDAGHIERALKAKATRTGRVSARILDDMLAGIILIDTSGAAVGKCNGLTVLEVGDSAFGIPARISATVYPGGSGIVDIEREVNLGQPIHSKGVMILTGYLGSRYAQEFPLAISASIALEQSYGYVDGDSASLGEACTLISALSKTPLKQCFAITGSINQFGEVQAVGGVNEKIEGFFRLCEARGLTGEQGAIIPQANVATLMLDERVLAAVRAGQFHVYAVRQADEALSLLVGEPAGEPDADGQFPEGSVNARVVERLRVIAEMISDEDLKEAEKELAQEALVETKPA; encoded by the coding sequence ATGCCTGATCCTGTTGCTGCCAGCTTGCGTCTAGCGCCTGAAGCGCTGACCCGTCCGTTTTCCGCTGAACAGTTCAGCTTCTCTACCACCAATGAGCTGGAGCCTTTTCGCGGTGTGCTTGGCCAGGAACGCGCGGTCGAAGCCTTGCAGTTCGGCGTGGCCATGCCGCGCCCCGGTTACAACGTATTTGTCATGGGTGAACCCGGCACCGGCCGGTTTTCCTTCGTCAAACGCTACCTCAAGGCCGAAGGCAAACGCCTGCAAACCCCGGCGGACTGGGTCTACGTCAATAACTTCGATGAGCCCCGCGAACCCCGCGCCCTGGAGCTGCCCTCGGGCACGGCGGGCGCATTCATCACCGACATCAACGGGCTGATCGACAACCTGCTGGCGACCTTTCCGGCGGTGTTCGAGCACCCGTCCTACCAGCAAAAGAAAAGTGCCATCGACCGCGCCTTCAACCAGCGCTACGACCGTGCGCTGGACGTGATCGAGCGTCTGGCGCTGGAGAAGGAAGTCGCGCTGTACCGCGACAGCAGCAACATCGCCTTCACTCCGATGAGCGAAGGCAAGGCACTGGACGAAGCCGAGTTCGCCCAGTTGCCGGAAGCCGACCGTGAGCGTTTTCATACGGACATCTCCGGACTTGAAGAGCGTCTGAACGAAGAGCTGGCGAGCCTGCCGCAGTGGAAGCGCGAATCCAGCAACCAGATGCGCCAGCTCAACGAAGAAACCATCACCCTAGCGTTGCAGCCATTGTTGTCGCCGCTGTCGGAGAAGTACGCGGAAAACGCGGCAGTCTGCGGTTACCTGCAAGCGATGCAGGTTTACCTGCTCAAGACCGTGGTCGAGCAACTGGTCGACGACAGCAAGACCGATGCAGTCGCCCGCAAACTCCTGGAAGAACAGTACTGCCCGAGCCTGGTGGTCGGTCATCCGGCCAGCGGCGGCGCGCCGGTGGTGTTCGAACCGCACCCGACGTACGACAACCTGTTTGGCCGTATCGAATACAGCACCGACCAGGGCGCGCTCTACACCACGTATCGGCAGTTGCGTCCGGGTGCGTTGCACCGGGCCAATGGTGGCTTCCTGATCCTGGAAGCCGAAAAAATGCTCAGCGAGCCGTTTGTCTGGGACGCGCTGAAACGCGCCTTGCAGTCACGCAAGCTGAAAATGGAATCGCCGCTGGGTGAGCTCGGACGCTTGGCCACGGTGACCCTGACGCCGCAACATATTCCGTTGCAGGTCAAAGTCATCATCATCGGTGCGCGGCAGCTGTACTACACGCTGCAAGACCTGGACCCGGATTTCCAGGAGATGTTCCGGGTGCTGGTGGACTTCGATGAAGACATCCCCATGGTCGACGAGAGCCTTGAGCAATTCGCCCAACTGCTGAAAACCCGCACCTCGGAAGAGGGCATGGCGCCGTTGACCGCCGATGCCGTGGCGCGTCTGGCGACTTACAGCGCGCGGCTGGCCGAGCATCAGGGGCGGTTGTCGGCACGTATCGGCGACCTGTTTCAACTGGTCAGCGAGGCGGATTTCATTCGCGACCTGGCCGGCGACGACAAGACCGATGCCGGTCACATCGAGCGTGCGCTCAAGGCCAAGGCCACTCGTACCGGACGTGTCTCGGCGCGGATCCTCGACGACATGCTGGCGGGGATCATCCTGATCGACACCTCGGGCGCTGCCGTGGGCAAGTGCAACGGGCTGACGGTGCTGGAAGTCGGTGATTCGGCCTTCGGTATACCGGCGCGGATCTCCGCCACGGTTTACCCCGGCGGCAGCGGCATCGTCGACATCGAGCGCGAGGTCAACCTCGGTCAGCCGATCCACTCTAAAGGTGTGATGATCCTCACCGGGTACCTGGGCAGCCGTTACGCCCAGGAATTCCCGTTGGCGATCTCTGCCAGCATCGCGCTGGAGCAGTCCTACGGTTACGTCGATGGCGACAGTGCCTCGCTGGGTGAGGCCTGTACCTTGATTTCGGCGTTGTCGAAAACTCCGCTCAAGCAGTGTTTCGCTATTACCGGGTCGATCAACCAGTTCGGTGAAGTGCAGGCCGTGGGTGGGGTCAACGAGAAGATTGAAGGCTTCTTCCGCCTGTGCGAGGCGCGCGGTCTGACCGGTGAGCAGGGCGCGATCATTCCCCAGGCCAACGTGGCCACGCTGATGCTCGACGAGCGGGTGTTGGCGGCCGTGCGGGCCGGGCAGTTCCACGTTTACGCGGTGCGTCAGGCCGATGAGGCGCTGAGCCTGTTGGTCGGTGAGCCGGCGGGCGAGCCGGACGCGGACGGTCAGTTCCCGGAAGGCAGTGTTAACGCACGGGTGGTGGAGCGTTTGCGGGTGATCGCGGAAATGATCAGCGACGAGGACTTGAAAGAGGCCGAGAAGGAGCTGGCTCAAGAGGCATTGGTGGAGACCAAGCCGGCCTGA
- a CDS encoding polyprenyl synthetase family protein, protein MQPQAFYRAVADDFNAVDGIIKKQLTSRVPLVSKIGDYITSAGGKRLRPLLVLLCGKALGREGDDMRLLAATIEFLHTATLLHDDVVDMSGMRRGRSTANAMWGNAPSVLVGDFLYSRSFEMMVELGSMPVMKILSQATRIIAEGEVLQLSKVRDASTTEETYMEVIRGKTAMLFEASTHSAAALAGATPAQSEALRTFGDHLGVAFQLVDDLLDYRGDAETLGKNVGDDLAEGKPTLPLIYTMREGTPEQAALVRQAIQKGGIEDLESIRAAVEASGSLDYTAQLARDYVARAIKCLETLPASEYRDALVELSEFAVARTH, encoded by the coding sequence ATGCAACCCCAAGCTTTCTACCGCGCGGTGGCGGACGATTTTAACGCCGTCGACGGCATCATCAAGAAGCAGCTGACTTCCCGAGTGCCGCTGGTGTCGAAAATCGGCGACTACATTACCTCGGCTGGCGGTAAACGCCTGCGTCCTTTATTAGTGTTGCTGTGTGGCAAGGCCCTGGGTCGCGAAGGCGACGACATGCGCCTGCTGGCCGCCACTATCGAGTTCCTGCACACCGCCACCCTGCTGCACGACGACGTGGTCGACATGTCCGGCATGCGCCGTGGTCGTTCGACCGCCAACGCCATGTGGGGCAACGCGCCCAGCGTGCTGGTGGGCGACTTCCTGTACTCGCGCTCGTTCGAAATGATGGTCGAACTGGGCTCGATGCCGGTGATGAAGATCCTGTCGCAGGCCACGCGCATCATCGCCGAAGGCGAAGTGCTGCAGTTGTCCAAGGTCCGCGACGCCAGCACCACCGAAGAAACCTACATGGAAGTCATCCGCGGCAAAACCGCGATGCTCTTCGAGGCGTCGACCCACAGCGCAGCAGCTTTGGCGGGCGCTACGCCTGCACAGAGCGAAGCCTTGCGCACCTTTGGCGATCACTTGGGTGTGGCTTTCCAACTGGTGGACGACCTGCTCGACTACCGTGGCGACGCCGAAACCCTGGGCAAGAACGTCGGTGACGATCTGGCCGAAGGCAAGCCGACCCTGCCGCTGATCTACACCATGCGTGAAGGCACGCCGGAGCAGGCAGCACTGGTGCGTCAGGCGATCCAGAAAGGTGGCATCGAAGACCTGGAAAGCATCCGCGCCGCCGTGGAAGCCTCGGGCTCGCTGGATTACACCGCCCAACTGGCCCGCGATTATGTGGCCCGTGCGATCAAATGCCTCGAAACGCTGCCCGCCAGCGAATACCGCGATGCACTGGTCGAGTTGAGCGAGTTTGCGGTAGCCCGTACGCACTAA
- the gdhA gene encoding NADP-specific glutamate dehydrogenase — MIESVESFLARLKKRDPDQPEFHQAVEEVLRSLWPFLEANPHYLTSGILERMCEPERAIVFRVSWVDDQGKVQVNRGFRIQMNSAIGPYKGGLRFHPSVNLGVLKFLAFEQTFKNSLTSLPMGGGKGGSDFDPKGKSDAEVMRFCQAFMSELYRHIGADVDVPAGDIGVGAREIGFLFGQYKRLSNQFTSVLTGKGMSYGGSLIRPEATGFGCVYFAEEMLKRRGERVEGKRVAISGSGNVAQYAARKVMDLGGTVISMSDSAGTLYYEGGMTEEQWLALLELKNVKRGRLSELAVEFGLEFRAGHHPWDLPCDIALPCATQNELDADAARTLLRNGCGCVAEGANMPTTLAAVDIFIEAGILFAPGKASNAGGVAVSGLEMSQNAMRLLWTAGEVDSKLHNIMQSIHHACVHYGEENGRINYVKGANIAGFVKVADAMLAQGVV, encoded by the coding sequence ATGATCGAATCCGTCGAATCCTTCCTTGCCCGCCTCAAAAAACGCGACCCGGACCAGCCTGAATTCCATCAGGCGGTAGAAGAAGTCCTGCGCAGCCTGTGGCCGTTTCTCGAAGCCAATCCGCACTACCTGACCTCGGGCATCCTGGAGCGCATGTGCGAGCCGGAGCGGGCCATCGTGTTTCGGGTTTCCTGGGTCGACGATCAAGGCAAGGTGCAGGTCAACCGCGGTTTCCGCATCCAGATGAACAGCGCCATCGGTCCGTACAAGGGCGGTTTGCGTTTCCATCCGTCGGTGAATCTTGGCGTACTGAAGTTCCTCGCCTTCGAACAGACCTTCAAGAACTCCCTGACATCCTTGCCCATGGGCGGCGGCAAGGGCGGTTCGGACTTCGATCCAAAGGGTAAGAGCGACGCCGAGGTGATGCGCTTCTGCCAGGCGTTCATGAGCGAGTTGTACCGTCACATCGGTGCGGACGTGGATGTGCCGGCCGGTGACATTGGCGTCGGCGCCCGGGAAATCGGCTTCCTGTTCGGCCAGTACAAGCGCCTGAGCAACCAGTTCACCAGCGTGCTGACCGGCAAGGGCATGAGCTATGGCGGTAGCCTGATTCGCCCGGAAGCCACCGGTTTTGGCTGCGTGTATTTCGCCGAAGAAATGCTCAAGCGTCGCGGTGAGAGGGTCGAAGGCAAGCGCGTTGCCATTTCGGGTTCCGGCAACGTTGCGCAGTACGCGGCGCGTAAGGTCATGGACCTGGGCGGTACAGTGATTTCCATGTCCGATTCTGCCGGCACGCTGTATTACGAGGGCGGCATGACCGAGGAGCAATGGCTGGCGTTGCTGGAGCTGAAAAACGTCAAGCGCGGGCGGCTCAGCGAGTTGGCCGTGGAATTTGGCCTGGAGTTCCGCGCCGGACACCACCCGTGGGACCTGCCGTGTGACATCGCGCTGCCGTGCGCCACCCAGAACGAACTCGACGCCGACGCTGCCCGCACGCTGTTGCGCAACGGCTGTGGCTGCGTGGCGGAAGGGGCGAACATGCCGACCACCCTGGCGGCGGTGGATATCTTTATCGAGGCCGGGATTCTGTTTGCCCCGGGCAAGGCGTCGAACGCCGGTGGGGTGGCGGTCAGTGGTCTGGAGATGTCGCAGAACGCCATGCGTCTGCTGTGGACGGCTGGCGAAGTCGACAGCAAATTGCACAACATCATGCAATCGATCCACCACGCCTGCGTGCACTACGGTGAAGAGAACGGCCGGATCAACTACGTCAAAGGCGCGAACATCGCAGGTTTCGTCAAAGTCGCCGACGCCATGCTCGCTCAGGGTGTGGTTTAA
- the rplU gene encoding 50S ribosomal protein L21 — MSYAVIVTGGKQYKVAPGEYLKIEKLEIATGESVTFDRVLLVANGDDVNIGAPVVAGATVVAEVISQGRHDKVRIIKFRRRKHHMKRMGHRQWYTEIKITGIQA; from the coding sequence ATGTCGTACGCAGTAATCGTTACTGGTGGCAAGCAATACAAGGTCGCACCAGGTGAATACCTGAAGATCGAGAAACTGGAAATCGCTACTGGCGAATCCGTAACTTTTGATCGCGTTCTGTTGGTCGCCAATGGCGACGACGTGAATATCGGCGCTCCAGTTGTTGCTGGCGCTACCGTTGTGGCTGAAGTGATCTCCCAAGGTCGTCACGATAAAGTCCGCATCATCAAGTTCCGTCGTCGTAAGCACCACATGAAGCGTATGGGCCACCGCCAGTGGTACACCGAGATCAAAATCACCGGTATTCAGGCTTAA
- a CDS encoding zinc ribbon domain-containing protein YjdM produces the protein MSTLPPCPKCNSEYTYEDGAQLICPECAHEWSANGEADVASDETVKKDSVGNVLQDGDTITVIKDLKVKGTSLVVKVGTKVKNIRLCDGDHDIDCKIDGIGPMKLKSEFVRKV, from the coding sequence GTGAGCACGTTGCCACCCTGCCCGAAATGCAATTCCGAATACACCTACGAAGACGGCGCACAGCTGATCTGCCCTGAGTGCGCCCACGAGTGGTCCGCCAATGGCGAAGCCGACGTGGCGTCCGATGAAACCGTGAAAAAAGATTCGGTCGGCAACGTCCTGCAAGATGGCGACACCATCACCGTGATCAAGGACCTCAAGGTCAAGGGCACGTCCCTGGTGGTCAAGGTCGGCACCAAGGTCAAGAACATCCGCCTGTGCGATGGCGACCATGACATCGACTGCAAGATCGATGGCATCGGCCCGATGAAGCTCAAATCCGAGTTCGTCAGAAAGGTCTGA
- a CDS encoding DUF4105 domain-containing protein — protein sequence MLKRLACLALFVCAPLSAAPRIDNARLQQLANDPFWISLGHYETAKLGGWRSYVSDKKFFLADNGAEHPDAELAATVQALYAPASAGEQHAQCVYPARTRWLKAQLDLTDLPALDCTEFKQWFKDVSPHSAVMIFPAAYLNSPSSMFGHTLLRIDQADVQSDHTALLSYAINFGAYIEGSDNSILYAWKGLMGGYPGLFALVPYQEKLSEYRSLENRDLWEYRLNLTQVETERMVEHVWELKQVQFDYFFFDENCSYRLLELLQVARPSLRLTEQFPLTAIPTDTVKAVKAAGLVEKIDYRPSRERELLSRAEPLTGEEQAWVLSVSADQTRLQDPAFKALPRDRQALIIDAAYRLERYRANGQERDPQRAQRSFELLRAINRNPAPELQIERPGLPEDGHESRTWQAGIGTRGDKAFGEYGLRMAYHDLNDNAEGFPLGAQIEILQMKLRQYEGNHWQLQQLDLATIRSLTPRNALLQPWSWQVTGGLERVPGKHDDETLVSHVNGGAGGTWQLGDELLGFALGTVRVEHNNDFAGFIAPAAGFNSGLLWKNPLGNLSLEAKGDFFTNGEVRRSLSLNQQWALSRNLGLRLSAQREFSHMATPQNEVMLELKWYHY from the coding sequence ATGCTCAAACGCCTTGCCTGTCTGGCGCTGTTCGTCTGCGCCCCGCTGTCCGCCGCGCCTCGTATCGACAACGCCCGTTTGCAGCAATTGGCCAACGACCCTTTCTGGATTTCCCTGGGCCATTACGAAACCGCCAAGCTCGGTGGCTGGCGCAGCTATGTCAGCGACAAGAAGTTCTTCCTCGCCGACAACGGCGCCGAACACCCCGACGCGGAACTGGCGGCCACCGTGCAAGCGCTCTACGCCCCGGCCAGCGCGGGTGAACAACATGCGCAATGCGTCTACCCGGCCCGCACTCGCTGGTTGAAAGCCCAGCTCGACCTGACCGACTTGCCCGCGCTGGATTGCACAGAATTCAAACAATGGTTCAAGGACGTATCGCCCCACAGCGCGGTGATGATCTTCCCGGCGGCTTACTTGAACAGCCCGTCCTCGATGTTCGGCCACACGTTGCTGCGCATCGATCAGGCTGACGTGCAAAGCGACCACACCGCCCTGCTCAGTTATGCGATCAACTTCGGCGCCTACATCGAGGGGTCGGACAACAGCATCCTGTACGCCTGGAAAGGCCTGATGGGCGGTTATCCCGGCCTGTTCGCGCTGGTGCCCTACCAGGAAAAACTCTCGGAGTACCGTAGCCTGGAAAACCGCGACCTGTGGGAGTACCGGCTGAACCTGACACAGGTCGAAACCGAGCGCATGGTCGAGCATGTCTGGGAACTCAAGCAGGTCCAGTTCGACTACTTCTTCTTTGATGAAAACTGCTCCTACCGCTTGCTCGAACTGCTGCAAGTGGCCCGGCCGAGCCTCAGGCTCACCGAGCAATTCCCGCTGACCGCCATCCCCACCGACACTGTCAAAGCGGTGAAAGCCGCCGGGCTGGTGGAAAAAATCGACTATCGTCCGTCCCGTGAACGGGAACTGCTGAGCCGCGCCGAGCCGTTGACCGGTGAAGAACAGGCCTGGGTACTGAGCGTCAGCGCCGACCAGACGCGGCTGCAGGACCCGGCGTTCAAGGCCCTGCCACGTGACCGGCAGGCACTGATCATCGACGCGGCCTATCGCCTGGAACGCTACCGCGCCAACGGTCAGGAGCGCGATCCGCAGCGCGCCCAACGCAGTTTCGAACTGCTGCGGGCAATCAACCGGAACCCGGCGCCGGAGCTGCAAATAGAGCGCCCGGGGCTACCGGAAGACGGCCACGAATCCCGCACCTGGCAGGCCGGCATCGGCACCCGTGGCGACAAGGCCTTTGGCGAGTACGGACTGCGCATGGCCTATCACGACCTCAATGACAACGCCGAGGGTTTTCCCTTGGGCGCGCAAATCGAAATCCTGCAAATGAAACTGCGCCAGTACGAAGGCAATCACTGGCAGCTCCAGCAACTGGACCTCGCGACCATCCGCTCGCTGACACCGCGCAACGCATTGCTGCAACCCTGGTCGTGGCAAGTCACCGGGGGGCTGGAGCGGGTGCCAGGCAAGCATGACGACGAAACCCTGGTCAGCCACGTCAATGGCGGCGCGGGCGGCACCTGGCAGTTGGGTGATGAGCTGCTGGGCTTTGCCCTTGGCACGGTGCGCGTCGAACACAACAACGACTTTGCCGGGTTCATCGCCCCGGCGGCCGGGTTCAACAGTGGCCTGTTGTGGAAAAACCCGCTGGGCAACCTGAGCCTCGAAGCCAAGGGCGATTTCTTCACCAACGGCGAAGTCCGCCGCAGCCTGAGCCTGAACCAGCAGTGGGCGTTGTCTCGCAACCTCGGCCTGCGCCTGAGCGCACAACGCGAGTTCAGCCACATGGCCACGCCGCAAAACGAAGTCATGCTTGAGCTGAAGTGGTATCACTACTGA
- a CDS encoding DUF3015 domain-containing protein, translating to MKRILLGTLFTVVSLNAMAESPGGPNCGWGNMLFEGQRGTPAHFLASTTNGTSGNATFGMTSGTNGCATNASLTYGGKSWFAMNGMMNELSEDMAKGQGEALTTYAVVLGVAPEDREHFAAVTHEHFQQIFSKADVTAEDVHTNTLAVLKGDARLAKYATPA from the coding sequence ATGAAACGGATTCTTCTCGGTACTCTCTTCACCGTTGTATCCCTCAACGCCATGGCCGAATCGCCAGGTGGCCCGAACTGCGGCTGGGGCAACATGCTGTTCGAAGGCCAGCGCGGCACTCCAGCGCACTTCCTGGCCTCCACCACCAACGGCACGTCCGGTAACGCCACCTTCGGGATGACGTCCGGCACCAACGGTTGCGCCACCAATGCTTCGCTGACCTACGGCGGCAAGTCCTGGTTCGCCATGAACGGCATGATGAACGAACTGTCCGAAGACATGGCCAAGGGTCAGGGCGAAGCGCTGACAACCTACGCCGTGGTCCTGGGCGTTGCGCCTGAAGACCGCGAGCATTTTGCGGCCGTCACCCACGAACACTTCCAGCAGATCTTCAGCAAGGCTGACGTGACCGCGGAAGATGTCCACACCAACACCCTGGCCGTGCTCAAAGGCGATGCTCGCCTGGCCAAATATGCGACCCCGGCATAA
- a CDS encoding TIGR00645 family protein, translating to MERFIENAMYTSRWLLAPIYFGLSLGLLALALKFFQEVFHVIPNVFSMAESDLILVLLSLIDMALVGGLLVMVMISGYENFVSQLDIDEDKEKLHWLGTMDSSSLKMKVAASIVAISSIHLLRIFMDAKNVDPEHLQWYVIIHMTFVISAFAMGYLDKLTKH from the coding sequence ATGGAACGCTTTATCGAAAATGCAATGTACACCTCGCGCTGGTTGCTGGCGCCGATCTACTTTGGTCTGTCGCTGGGGTTGCTGGCGCTGGCCTTGAAGTTCTTCCAGGAAGTCTTCCACGTCATTCCCAACGTGTTCTCGATGGCCGAATCCGACCTGATTCTGGTGCTGCTGTCGCTGATCGACATGGCGCTGGTAGGCGGCCTGTTGGTGATGGTGATGATTTCCGGCTACGAAAACTTTGTCTCGCAACTGGACATCGACGAAGACAAGGAAAAGCTCCACTGGCTGGGCACGATGGACTCATCGTCCTTGAAAATGAAGGTGGCCGCCTCGATCGTGGCGATTTCCTCCATTCATCTGCTGCGTATCTTCATGGACGCCAAGAACGTCGATCCCGAGCACCTTCAGTGGTACGTGATCATTCACATGACGTTCGTGATCTCTGCCTTCGCCATGGGTTACCTGGACAAGCTGACCAAGCACTGA
- a CDS encoding FKBP-type peptidyl-prolyl cis-trans isomerase: MSEVNLSTDETRVSYGIGRQLGDQLRDNPPPGVNLDAILAGLTDAFAGKESRVGQEAMSASFKVIREIMQAEAAAKAEAAAGEGLAFLADNAKREGITTLASGLQFEVLTAGEGAKPSREDTVRTHYHGTLIDGTVFDSSYDRGQPAEFPVGGVIAGWTEALQLMNAGSKWRLYVPSELAYGAQGVGSIPPHSVLVFDVELLDVL; encoded by the coding sequence ATGTCCGAAGTAAATCTGTCCACCGACGAAACCCGCGTCAGCTACGGCATTGGCCGTCAGTTGGGCGACCAACTGCGCGACAACCCGCCACCGGGCGTTAACCTGGACGCCATCCTGGCAGGCCTGACCGACGCATTCGCCGGTAAGGAAAGCCGTGTTGGTCAGGAAGCGATGTCTGCCAGCTTCAAGGTCATCCGTGAAATCATGCAAGCCGAAGCGGCTGCCAAGGCTGAAGCGGCTGCTGGCGAAGGCCTGGCCTTCCTGGCTGACAACGCCAAGCGTGAAGGCATCACCACCCTGGCTTCCGGTCTGCAATTTGAAGTGCTGACTGCAGGTGAAGGCGCCAAGCCATCCCGTGAAGACACCGTACGTACTCACTACCACGGCACCCTGATCGACGGCACTGTGTTCGACAGCTCCTACGATCGTGGTCAGCCTGCAGAATTCCCGGTCGGCGGCGTGATCGCTGGCTGGACCGAAGCCCTGCAACTGATGAATGCCGGCAGCAAATGGCGCCTGTACGTGCCGAGCGAACTGGCTTACGGCGCACAAGGCGTTGGCAGCATTCCACCGCACAGCGTTCTGGTATTCGACGTCGAGCTGCTGGACGTTCTGTAA
- a CDS encoding chorismate mutase — translation MAVICDSLEDLRDHIDRLDRQIVSLLAERGAYVSQAARFKKDSDAVKAPQRVEQVIAKVRALSEQVGANPQVTEQVYRAMIAAFIEQELAEHTRLADAPTE, via the coding sequence ATGGCTGTGATCTGCGATTCCCTCGAAGACCTCCGCGACCACATCGATCGGCTGGACCGGCAAATCGTCAGCCTGCTGGCCGAGCGCGGCGCCTATGTGTCACAGGCCGCCCGCTTCAAAAAAGACAGCGACGCGGTGAAAGCGCCGCAGCGTGTGGAACAGGTCATCGCCAAAGTCCGGGCTCTGTCTGAACAGGTCGGCGCCAACCCACAGGTTACCGAACAGGTGTACCGCGCCATGATCGCGGCGTTCATCGAACAGGAGCTGGCGGAACACACTCGGCTGGCTGACGCGCCAACAGAATAA